In Bacteroidales bacterium, the following are encoded in one genomic region:
- a CDS encoding glycogen-binding domain-containing protein — protein MNKLLKYFVLIIALCYTNLIWGQTEPEKAGKMIDGRFVLNINLNWNNEERARFAELYDLDSLIVSAIFNEQMDFINDSTEWIVRTVRKGQLELSKDFGKDSDAHLEYILFSGQRDHAKPPPPVSIPANYGRNSFTSAEVFNYHDGLACFLLPDQNKARSVFLSGSFNQWSTMQLPMQKTEKGWEVCLQLPAGKHYYKFIVDGNWMYDPNNKLKEKDGHRSYNSVVYCYNHVFTLANESNARRVTVAGSFNSWNQRELDMKRTPAGWELPLYLREGTHAYKFIVDGRWINDPANPYVRPDGSGNYNSFLGIGDTLVFKLKNYPEAGSVILTGSFNAWNTGELLMEKKAGIWQLPYVLAAGNYEYKLIVDGRWIADPLNPFTTGEGDYVNSFVAFKPNHVFKLQGFTDANHVIVAGSFNGWHTKQYRMVFRDGEWVFPVNLAYGRHSYKFIVDGEWILDPANPLWEENEFGGGNSVLWIEQ, from the coding sequence ATGAATAAACTCCTGAAATATTTTGTGTTAATAATTGCCCTTTGCTACACAAACTTGATTTGGGGGCAAACAGAGCCGGAAAAAGCCGGAAAAATGATTGATGGAAGATTTGTCCTTAACATCAATCTTAACTGGAACAATGAGGAAAGAGCACGGTTTGCTGAGTTGTATGATCTCGACAGCCTGATAGTCAGTGCTATTTTTAACGAGCAAATGGATTTTATTAACGACAGTACCGAATGGATCGTCAGGACTGTCAGAAAAGGTCAGTTGGAATTATCAAAAGACTTCGGCAAAGACTCAGACGCACATCTTGAATACATTTTATTCTCAGGGCAACGGGATCATGCTAAGCCTCCGCCACCGGTCAGCATACCAGCGAATTATGGCCGAAACAGTTTTACTTCTGCTGAAGTTTTTAACTATCATGATGGTCTGGCCTGTTTCTTACTTCCTGACCAAAATAAAGCCAGATCAGTTTTTTTATCGGGCTCCTTTAATCAATGGAGCACCATGCAACTTCCTATGCAAAAAACTGAAAAGGGATGGGAAGTCTGCCTGCAGCTTCCGGCTGGCAAGCATTACTATAAATTTATTGTTGACGGAAACTGGATGTACGACCCAAACAACAAGCTGAAAGAAAAAGACGGACACCGCAGCTATAACTCTGTGGTATATTGCTACAACCATGTTTTCACGTTGGCCAATGAAAGCAATGCCCGGAGGGTAACGGTGGCAGGTAGCTTCAATTCCTGGAATCAAAGAGAGCTTGATATGAAAAGGACCCCGGCAGGATGGGAGCTTCCATTATATCTGCGGGAAGGAACACATGCCTATAAATTCATTGTTGATGGCCGGTGGATCAATGATCCCGCTAACCCTTATGTACGGCCTGATGGCTCGGGCAATTACAATTCATTTTTAGGAATAGGCGACACACTTGTTTTTAAACTTAAAAATTATCCTGAGGCCGGGTCAGTTATACTTACCGGCAGTTTTAACGCCTGGAACACAGGCGAATTATTAATGGAAAAGAAAGCTGGTATTTGGCAATTGCCCTACGTGCTTGCAGCGGGCAATTACGAATACAAGCTTATTGTGGATGGCCGTTGGATCGCTGATCCGCTTAATCCTTTTACAACAGGCGAAGGCGACTATGTTAATTCTTTTGTGGCATTCAAGCCAAACCATGTTTTTAAGTTACAGGGTTTCACCGATGCGAACCATGTTATTGTTGCAGGAAGTTTCAATGGCTGGCATACAAAGCAATACCGTATGGTATTCAGGGATGGGGAATGGGTTTTTCCTGTTAATCTGGCTTATGGCAGACACAGCTACAAATTCATCGTGGACGGTGAATGGATACTCGACCCAGCCAACCCACTGTGGGAAGAAAACGAATTTGGTGGCGGCAATTCGGTTCTCTGGATAGAACAATGA
- a CDS encoding T9SS type A sorting domain-containing protein, whose translation MKTMKMSFFPRKHLLVFMLVLVFMPGASAQFYYINFEGNGAALFVDSVKVHNITQETSLVMNGSDTLFLFGTVGNTEPVTSMESELVLFPNPAGNISYFKFPVSEPGDHVISVYNLSGEPIASSKVMLGKGFHEFEISGLRTGFYHLQVVSGNMKLGSKLIMTESANDDPTIRKIADNPVHHEAIFKSGRGVVEMQYNTDDLLLITCYADIYAVVIPLVAIKSETITAQFVPCTDGDGNHYPVVFIGSQIWMARNLATTKYSDGSDIPNITVGSTWSNLTTGAYVWYGNNISNKQVYGGLYNWYATNPATNGNKELCPEGWRVASDADFTALTSFLGSTTTAGGKLKETGFTHWNSPNTGATNEKGFTALPGGWRGWNANFQDMGTYCWFWTQTEQVGNFAWLRNMFHNAANMGRGTVNKSHGLAIRCIKD comes from the coding sequence ATGAAAACAATGAAGATGAGCTTTTTTCCGAGAAAGCATTTGCTGGTTTTTATGCTGGTTTTAGTGTTCATGCCCGGGGCTTCAGCCCAGTTTTATTACATCAACTTTGAGGGAAACGGGGCAGCGCTTTTTGTAGATAGTGTGAAGGTTCACAACATTACCCAGGAAACCTCGCTGGTGATGAATGGATCGGATACATTATTCCTTTTTGGAACTGTTGGAAACACAGAGCCTGTTACTTCAATGGAAAGCGAACTTGTGCTTTTTCCGAATCCAGCAGGGAATATATCCTATTTCAAATTTCCTGTATCTGAACCTGGAGATCATGTAATCAGCGTATATAACCTAAGTGGAGAACCAATTGCCAGTTCGAAGGTGATGTTGGGTAAAGGATTTCATGAATTTGAGATTTCAGGATTGAGAACGGGGTTTTACCACTTACAGGTTGTTAGCGGAAACATGAAACTTGGCAGCAAACTGATAATGACAGAATCGGCCAACGACGATCCGACGATCAGAAAAATAGCTGACAACCCGGTGCATCATGAAGCAATATTTAAGTCAGGCAGGGGAGTGGTTGAAATGCAATACAATACTGATGATCTGCTGCTGATAACCTGCTATGCGGATATTTATGCCGTTGTGATCCCGCTTGTGGCAATCAAAAGTGAAACCATCACTGCCCAGTTTGTTCCATGCACAGATGGCGATGGAAATCACTATCCTGTGGTTTTTATTGGTTCGCAGATTTGGATGGCACGCAACCTGGCAACTACCAAATACTCTGATGGAAGCGATATACCCAACATCACGGTGGGTTCAACATGGAGTAACCTGACTACCGGCGCATATGTGTGGTATGGCAACAATATTTCCAACAAACAAGTTTACGGTGGATTGTATAATTGGTATGCTACCAATCCCGCTACCAACGGTAACAAAGAATTATGTCCGGAAGGATGGCGGGTTGCAAGCGACGCAGATTTTACAGCACTGACAAGCTTTCTTGGCTCAACCACAACTGCCGGTGGTAAATTAAAGGAAACAGGGTTCACACACTGGAATAGCCCGAATACAGGAGCCACCAATGAAAAAGGGTTTACAGCTTTGCCAGGTGGCTGGCGTGGCTGGAATGCCAATTTCCAGGATATGGGCACTTATTGCTGGTTTTGGACGCAAACTGAACAGGTCGGCAATTTCGCCTGGTTACGCAACATGTTTC
- a CDS encoding T9SS type A sorting domain-containing protein: MRISVNMFFILVILSTSVMAQEYHDFGFERSINIQVFGSESEHLDLAWTGGLNACQFHSFDLNFDGIDDLIVFDRHGNRLLTFINNGSGSEYAFSFAPEYIDNFPAMEHWVQFIDYNNDGKKDIFTYTIGGIKVYRNISEANIEFEQVTFPYLRSLYGNIQTNLLVTNVDYPAIVDLDSDGDLDILTFWGLGTFLEMHTNQSFELYGHSDSLVYAKTDYCWGWFAESDESNDITLDTCLIFKNNGFLNQMANTKERHTGSTLLTLDMTGNGLQDLILGDIDYPGLFLLENEGTIVSAYMAGYDTVFPANTRPVSLFSFPVANYLDMNNNGLKDLVVSTFDPSLRRSNHHHTVWLYNNTGTNEMPVFEFERDDLLQHRMIDVGAGAIPLLFDLDGDGLLDLLVSNYGYNDTCFFDQFFNLQCKYVSQIAFYKNTGIQGSPAFTLINADFANLSELGLKAIYPSLADIDNNGKLEMLIGNEAGNLLLFTEQSRQNGLPVFELIDDNYQQISVCGFSAPQLIDLNNDGLIDLVLGRANGKLSYYQNSGTLSNPSFIKVTDELGGVNVTDPMLSYTGHSIPHFFRDVENKLKLFVGSESGRILYFKDIDNNLDSGFTLAEERLLLINEGIRTAPALGWMSGNDFPDLIIGNYRGGLSYYRGITPKPFGIKKPVIPGQTSFDVFPNPASTSLTLTHKNSRNYTTELQVFDLTGRLIFEEKALQNPLNIQVRNWNRGLYLFSVKFKNLQGDEWVNRKKVMISD; the protein is encoded by the coding sequence ATGCGAATATCAGTGAACATGTTTTTTATTCTCGTCATACTGAGCACCAGTGTGATGGCGCAGGAATATCACGACTTTGGCTTCGAACGCAGCATAAACATTCAGGTTTTTGGTTCGGAAAGCGAACATCTTGACCTTGCCTGGACCGGAGGCTTGAATGCCTGTCAGTTCCATTCTTTCGATCTCAATTTCGATGGCATTGACGATTTGATAGTTTTCGATAGACATGGGAACCGCTTGCTGACTTTTATAAACAATGGCAGCGGCAGCGAATATGCTTTCAGTTTTGCACCCGAATACATTGATAACTTCCCGGCAATGGAGCATTGGGTTCAGTTTATTGATTATAACAATGATGGCAAAAAGGACATTTTCACCTATACAATAGGCGGGATCAAAGTGTACAGGAATATCTCAGAAGCAAACATCGAATTTGAGCAAGTTACGTTTCCTTACCTGCGCTCATTGTATGGAAACATTCAAACCAACCTGCTTGTGACCAATGTTGATTATCCTGCAATTGTTGACCTCGATAGTGATGGCGATCTTGACATACTTACCTTCTGGGGCCTGGGAACCTTTCTTGAAATGCATACCAATCAATCCTTTGAACTATACGGACACAGCGATTCGCTGGTTTATGCCAAAACTGATTATTGCTGGGGTTGGTTTGCCGAAAGTGACGAATCAAATGACATCACACTCGACACCTGTCTCATTTTCAAAAACAACGGCTTTTTGAACCAAATGGCAAACACTAAAGAACGGCACACAGGATCAACATTATTAACCCTCGACATGACCGGCAATGGTTTGCAGGATCTTATTCTTGGTGATATTGACTACCCAGGCCTGTTTCTATTAGAGAACGAAGGAACAATTGTTTCGGCTTATATGGCTGGATACGATACCGTGTTTCCGGCGAATACAAGGCCGGTATCGCTGTTTTCTTTTCCCGTAGCCAATTATCTGGATATGAATAACAATGGCCTCAAAGATCTTGTTGTTTCAACGTTCGATCCAAGCTTAAGGCGATCAAACCATCACCATACTGTTTGGCTTTACAATAATACCGGCACCAACGAAATGCCGGTTTTTGAGTTCGAACGCGATGATTTATTACAACACCGTATGATAGATGTTGGAGCGGGCGCTATACCTCTTTTGTTCGACCTTGACGGAGATGGCTTGCTTGATTTGCTGGTTTCAAACTATGGCTATAATGACACGTGTTTTTTCGATCAGTTCTTTAATTTGCAATGCAAATATGTTTCGCAAATCGCGTTCTATAAAAATACCGGAATTCAGGGCAGTCCGGCATTTACATTAATTAATGCTGATTTTGCGAACCTTTCTGAATTAGGCCTGAAAGCAATATATCCAAGTCTGGCCGACATTGACAATAACGGAAAGTTAGAAATGCTCATCGGTAATGAGGCTGGCAACTTGCTTTTGTTTACCGAACAATCCAGGCAAAATGGCTTACCAGTATTTGAGTTGATTGATGATAATTATCAACAAATTTCTGTTTGCGGCTTTAGTGCGCCCCAATTAATTGATTTAAACAATGATGGTTTGATAGACCTGGTATTGGGTCGGGCAAACGGAAAGCTAAGCTACTACCAAAATAGTGGCACGCTTTCAAATCCCTCATTTATAAAAGTCACCGATGAATTGGGAGGCGTAAATGTAACAGACCCAATGTTATCTTATACAGGCCACAGCATTCCACATTTCTTTCGCGATGTTGAAAATAAATTAAAGCTTTTCGTTGGTTCAGAATCGGGACGTATCCTTTACTTTAAGGATATTGATAACAATCTTGATAGTGGGTTCACACTTGCTGAAGAAAGATTGCTACTCATCAATGAAGGCATTCGCACCGCGCCAGCTCTGGGATGGATGAGTGGCAATGATTTTCCTGATTTGATTATCGGTAACTACCGGGGCGGGCTTTCTTATTACCGTGGAATCACGCCTAAGCCGTTTGGTATCAAAAAGCCAGTTATTCCAGGACAAACTAGCTTTGATGTTTTTCCGAATCCGGCTTCAACAAGCCTTACATTGACTCATAAAAACAGTAGGAATTATACGACTGAGCTGCAGGTTTTTGATCTTACCGGAAGGTTAATTTTTGAAGAAAAGGCCTTGCAAAACCCTTTAAATATTCAAGTAAGAAATTGGAATCGTGGGTTATACCTATTCAGTGTGAAATTCAAAAACCTGCAAGGAGATGAGTGGGTTAATAGAAAAAAAGTGATGATTTCGGATTAA
- a CDS encoding TIGR00730 family Rossman fold protein translates to MNHNEFNSEDRIRAAFTQKDWNEIKSHDSWSVFKIMAEFVDGYETMGRIGPCVSIFGSARTKPSHAYYKLAEQIAYLLTKKGFGIITGGGPGIMEAANKGAHYGGGKSVGLNIVLPHEQYSNPFIDPDKLINFDYFFVRKVMFMRYAQGYIVLPGGFGTLDELFEAITLIQTHKLVSFPIVLVVKSYWEGLLAWIEERLLEEQKISPQDMNLFSLVDTAEEAVQKIEEFYEKYALKPNF, encoded by the coding sequence ATGAACCACAACGAATTTAATTCCGAAGATCGTATCAGGGCTGCATTTACGCAAAAAGACTGGAACGAGATTAAATCCCACGATTCATGGTCGGTTTTTAAGATCATGGCCGAATTTGTTGATGGCTATGAAACAATGGGTCGCATCGGGCCTTGTGTGTCAATTTTCGGATCGGCCCGAACCAAACCAAGCCATGCATATTACAAACTGGCTGAGCAGATTGCCTACCTGCTTACCAAGAAAGGTTTTGGCATCATCACCGGTGGTGGCCCCGGAATCATGGAAGCTGCGAATAAGGGCGCTCATTATGGCGGAGGCAAATCGGTGGGACTGAACATCGTGCTCCCGCATGAGCAGTATTCTAATCCTTTTATTGATCCAGATAAACTCATCAATTTTGATTATTTCTTTGTCCGCAAAGTCATGTTCATGCGTTACGCCCAAGGCTATATTGTGCTTCCCGGTGGCTTCGGTACACTTGATGAATTGTTTGAAGCAATAACTTTAATACAAACGCATAAACTGGTCAGTTTCCCAATAGTTCTCGTAGTAAAATCCTATTGGGAAGGTTTACTTGCCTGGATCGAGGAACGCTTGCTCGAAGAACAGAAGATCAGCCCGCAGGATATGAACCTGTTTTCGCTGGTTGATACGGCGGAAGAAGCGGTTCAGAAAATTGAAGAGTTCTACGAAAAATACGCGCTGAAGCCGAATTTCTAA
- the uvrA gene encoding excinuclease ABC subunit UvrA: MREEIVKSVKSEEINKSEELIEVLGARVHNLKNIDVSIPRNKLVVITGLSGSGKSSLAFDTIYAEGQRRYMETFSAYARQFIGNLERPDVDKISGLSPVVAIEQKSSGRNPRSTVGTITEIYDFFRLLFARVADAYSHVTGEPMVRYTEEQIIGLIQKKFSEQNIMVLAPLVKGRKGHYREMLDNMRRQGFLKVRIDGEVKELSFGMQLDRYKIHDIELMIDRLKINEASGRRLAQSVQTAMKHGRGSLLVMSETNNEVQYFSRSLMDPTTGISYDEPEPNSFSFNSPYGACPKCNGLGVISQADMSRIMPEPKRSIRKGGLAPLGEFKPTWIFKQVEGILLKHGYTMDTPVGELSQQTLDTLFYGSHELIKVKNEYLGVTSTYNLNFDGIINFIMSQDALSNSAGIRKWASGFMNKVECPECNGSRLKKESLHFRVAGTSIGELIDLDFIHLAAWVNEVLEKIDERRQVVAREILREINNRIEFLLQVGLGYLTLNRPAASLSGGESQRIRLATQIGSQLVGVLYILDEPSIGLHQRDNQRLIKALQNLRDIGNSVLVVEHDKDMILAADHVVDIGPGAGRLGGRIVAQGSPKEMHDCNTITCQYLSGKKSIAVPAHRRAPNGHHLKLNGATGHNLKNVNLKIPLGLFVCITGVSGSGKSSLINETLFPILNRHFYRAEQEPLPYKKIEGIDNIDKVIEIDQSPIGKSPRSNPATYTGVFDEIRKLYTQLPEAKIRGYKPGRFSFNVKGGRCETCKGAGVKVIEMNFLPDVHVLCDTCYGKRYNRETLEVRYKGKSISDVLDMSINQAVEFFENIPPIVHKIRTIQEVGLGYITLGQQSTTLSGGEAQRVKLSTELSRKDTGKTLYILDEPTTGLHFEDVKVLLDVLNRLMEKGNTIIMIEHNMEVIKTADYIIDMGPDGGDAGGTIVTQGTPEEIIRQNKGYTAEFLKEELKV; encoded by the coding sequence ATGAGGGAAGAAATTGTAAAATCTGTAAAGTCAGAAGAAATAAACAAAAGTGAAGAACTCATTGAGGTGCTGGGAGCGCGTGTGCACAATCTCAAAAACATTGATGTTTCTATTCCCCGAAACAAACTGGTTGTGATCACAGGTTTGAGCGGCAGCGGTAAATCTTCTCTTGCATTTGATACCATTTATGCCGAAGGCCAGCGCCGCTATATGGAAACATTTTCCGCTTACGCCAGGCAATTCATCGGTAATCTTGAAAGACCCGATGTGGATAAGATCAGCGGTTTGAGCCCTGTGGTTGCTATTGAGCAAAAATCATCCGGTCGCAATCCACGTTCTACCGTTGGAACTATCACCGAGATTTATGATTTTTTTCGCTTGTTATTTGCCCGTGTTGCCGATGCCTATTCGCATGTTACCGGTGAACCAATGGTTCGCTACACCGAAGAACAGATTATTGGTCTGATCCAAAAAAAGTTTAGTGAGCAAAATATTATGGTGCTGGCGCCACTTGTAAAAGGCCGCAAAGGACATTACCGAGAAATGCTTGACAATATGCGCCGCCAGGGCTTTCTGAAGGTTCGAATTGATGGTGAAGTGAAAGAACTCAGCTTTGGCATGCAACTCGACCGCTACAAAATCCACGATATCGAGTTAATGATTGATCGCCTGAAGATTAATGAGGCTTCCGGCAGGCGGCTCGCACAATCGGTTCAGACAGCCATGAAACATGGCCGAGGCTCGCTCCTGGTGATGAGTGAGACAAATAACGAGGTTCAGTATTTCAGTCGTTCCTTGATGGATCCCACCACAGGAATTAGCTATGATGAACCTGAACCCAATTCATTTTCCTTCAATTCGCCGTATGGGGCCTGTCCTAAATGCAACGGGCTTGGTGTGATCTCGCAGGCCGATATGAGCCGCATCATGCCCGAGCCCAAACGCAGTATCCGCAAAGGCGGACTTGCACCCTTGGGTGAATTCAAACCTACATGGATTTTCAAACAGGTGGAAGGAATTTTGCTGAAACATGGCTATACCATGGACACGCCAGTGGGTGAACTTAGCCAGCAAACCCTGGATACGCTTTTTTACGGTTCGCACGAATTGATTAAAGTAAAAAACGAATACCTCGGAGTTACAAGCACTTACAACCTTAACTTCGATGGCATCATTAACTTTATCATGAGCCAGGATGCCCTGTCAAACTCGGCGGGAATCAGAAAATGGGCTTCCGGATTCATGAACAAAGTAGAATGTCCTGAATGCAATGGCAGCAGGCTCAAAAAGGAATCGCTGCATTTCAGGGTGGCAGGCACATCCATTGGTGAGTTGATTGACCTTGATTTTATTCACCTTGCAGCATGGGTAAATGAAGTGCTTGAAAAAATTGACGAGCGCCGGCAGGTTGTTGCACGCGAAATCCTCCGGGAAATCAATAACCGCATTGAGTTTTTATTGCAAGTCGGATTGGGTTATCTTACCCTGAACCGGCCTGCAGCCAGCCTCAGTGGCGGCGAATCGCAACGGATTCGGCTGGCCACACAGATCGGGTCGCAACTGGTGGGCGTTTTATATATTCTGGACGAACCCAGTATCGGCCTTCACCAACGTGATAATCAACGGCTCATCAAAGCTTTGCAGAATTTAAGGGATATTGGAAATTCAGTGTTAGTGGTTGAGCACGACAAGGATATGATCCTGGCTGCCGATCATGTGGTTGACATCGGCCCTGGCGCCGGGAGGCTTGGCGGCAGGATTGTCGCACAAGGTTCGCCAAAAGAAATGCACGACTGCAATACTATTACCTGCCAGTATCTTAGCGGGAAGAAATCCATAGCAGTACCGGCACATCGCCGGGCGCCCAATGGCCATCATCTTAAACTCAACGGCGCTACCGGGCATAACCTTAAAAATGTGAATCTGAAAATCCCGCTTGGATTGTTTGTTTGCATTACCGGTGTATCGGGCAGCGGCAAGTCATCGCTTATCAACGAAACTTTATTTCCTATTCTCAACCGCCATTTTTACCGCGCCGAGCAAGAGCCCCTGCCGTATAAGAAAATTGAAGGCATAGACAATATTGACAAAGTGATTGAAATTGACCAATCGCCAATTGGAAAATCACCGCGTTCGAACCCAGCCACATATACCGGTGTATTTGATGAAATACGAAAGTTGTACACACAATTGCCTGAAGCTAAGATCCGCGGTTATAAACCCGGCCGTTTCTCATTTAACGTTAAAGGCGGGCGATGCGAAACCTGCAAAGGCGCCGGAGTAAAAGTTATTGAAATGAATTTCCTGCCCGATGTACATGTGCTTTGCGATACCTGCTATGGCAAGCGCTACAACCGCGAAACACTGGAAGTCCGCTACAAAGGCAAATCCATCAGCGATGTGCTGGACATGAGCATTAACCAGGCGGTTGAGTTTTTTGAAAACATCCCTCCTATCGTACACAAGATCAGAACCATCCAGGAAGTTGGCCTGGGATATATAACCCTCGGACAACAAAGCACAACGCTCTCAGGCGGTGAAGCACAACGGGTAAAACTCTCCACCGAACTTTCGCGTAAAGATACAGGCAAAACCCTGTACATCCTCGACGAACCCACTACCGGCCTGCATTTTGAAGATGTAAAAGTATTGCTGGATGTGCTGAACCGCCTCATGGAAAAAGGGAATACGATCATCATGATTGAGCACAACATGGAGGTGATCAAAACCGCTGATTACATCATTGACATGGGACCCGATGGCGGCGATGCCGGCGGAACCATCGTAACGCAAGGCACCCCGGAAGAAATCATCAGGCAAAACAAAGGATATACGGCGGAGTTTTTGAAGGAAGAGCTTAAAGTCTGA
- a CDS encoding aspartyl protease family protein has product MSIQYFPEVLALPVNKSCQEFRVDSWPDHTISIITSSITDDFESITIPLKRAGNLILLEAIIDSVPGNLILDTGSSRLVLNSIYFRHNRKTGSLMAGGITGSTGTLASSRIKNLQISEINFQNLEADITDLGHIETARNVKVLGFFGLNLISDFEVVIDLYRSVLELHRLDFGGKRLATSGGLLSTDINLPIQVFVDVIFVDGYIADRKLIFCIDTGAESNVLGSHLPNKVLSTVSVSGRSKLRGARAQSVEVLYGSMNDFSLGKSHFSEMNTIITNLNSMSNTYGVRIDGMLGCDFLEKGVFIINFRQKKLGIVFNKNDKNE; this is encoded by the coding sequence ATGTCAATCCAATATTTTCCTGAAGTGTTGGCTTTACCGGTCAATAAATCCTGCCAGGAATTCAGGGTTGATTCCTGGCCGGATCATACTATATCAATAATAACCAGCAGCATTACCGATGATTTTGAATCCATCACCATACCACTAAAAAGGGCAGGTAACCTTATACTTCTCGAGGCAATCATTGACAGTGTACCTGGCAATCTGATACTTGATACTGGTTCATCCAGGCTTGTGCTGAACAGTATTTACTTCAGGCACAACCGAAAAACGGGGAGCCTGATGGCTGGCGGAATTACCGGATCAACTGGCACTTTAGCTAGTTCGCGGATTAAAAACCTGCAGATATCGGAAATTAATTTTCAGAACCTTGAAGCAGATATAACAGATCTCGGGCATATTGAAACAGCCAGGAACGTGAAAGTGCTGGGATTTTTTGGCCTTAATCTGATCTCAGATTTTGAAGTTGTAATTGATCTTTATCGCAGTGTTCTGGAATTGCACCGGCTCGATTTTGGCGGTAAAAGGCTTGCAACATCAGGAGGTTTGCTATCAACTGATATCAATCTGCCCATACAGGTTTTTGTGGATGTTATTTTTGTTGATGGCTATATTGCTGACAGAAAGCTCATTTTCTGCATTGATACTGGCGCAGAGAGCAATGTTCTTGGTAGTCACCTGCCAAACAAGGTTCTCAGTACTGTGAGCGTTTCTGGAAGATCGAAGCTTCGCGGTGCGAGAGCCCAGAGCGTTGAAGTACTGTATGGATCAATGAATGATTTCTCTCTGGGTAAATCCCACTTTTCGGAAATGAACACTATTATTACCAATCTGAACTCCATGAGCAATACCTATGGTGTTCGCATTGATGGAATGCTGGGTTGCGATTTCCTTGAAAAAGGAGTGTTTATTATAAACTTCCGGCAAAAAAAACTTGGTATTGTATTTAATAAGAACGATAAAAATGAATAA